A section of the Phaseolus vulgaris cultivar G19833 chromosome 8, P. vulgaris v2.0, whole genome shotgun sequence genome encodes:
- the LOC137824277 gene encoding uncharacterized protein gives MEDGGTNVKSLVPAPNLNSEDGSKREQEEEVKVEEGVEKVKEEDVGKEDKDSGGIINNFISFITPSSPRTGKPSQHGSDVVVDDDDDGEKGGGDGCGERRGGVIRKMVSCFFHQSEGEGVVESEEKETMAAEKVKRLKTENGGIIHDIASHLPASVPDGAVPTADEATLLINSLVRD, from the exons ATGGAAGACGGTGGAACAAATGTTAAGAGCTTGGTTCCTGCTCCAAATCTGAATTCAGAAGATGGATCTAAAAGggaacaagaagaagaagtaaaagtagaagaaggggTAGAGAAGGTGAAAGAAGAAGATGTTGGAAAAGAAGACAAGGATAGTGGTGGTATTATTAACAACTTCATTTCTTTCATCACACCCTCGAGTCCAAGAACTGGGAAACCCTCTCAGCATGGAAGTGATGTTGTTGTTGATGATGACGATGATGGAGAAAAGGGAGGAGGTGATGGTTGTGGAGAGAGAAGAGGAGGGGTCATAAGGAAAATGGTTTCCTGCTTCTTCCATCAAAGTGAAGGTGAAGGGGTGGTGGAAAGTGAAGAGAAGGAAACCATGGCTGCTGAAAAAGTCAAACGGTTGAAGACAGAAAATGGAGGCATCATTCATGACATTGCTTCTCATTTACCTGCTTCAGTACCAG ATGGTGCAGTTCCCACAGCAGATGAGGCCACTTTGTTAATTAACTCTCTTGTTCGTGACTAA